The following coding sequences lie in one Arabidopsis thaliana chromosome 3, partial sequence genomic window:
- the SCL30 gene encoding SC35-like splicing factor 30 (SC35-like splicing factor 30 (SCL30); FUNCTIONS IN: RNA binding, nucleotide binding, nucleic acid binding; INVOLVED IN: response to oxidative stress, nuclear mRNA splicing, via spliceosome, RNA splicing; LOCATED IN: nuclear speck; EXPRESSED IN: 24 plant structures; EXPRESSED DURING: 13 growth stages; CONTAINS InterPro DOMAIN/s: RNA recognition motif, RNP-1 (InterPro:IPR000504), Nucleotide-binding, alpha-beta plait (InterPro:IPR012677); BEST Arabidopsis thaliana protein match is: SC35-like splicing factor 30A (TAIR:AT3G13570.1); Has 999798 Blast hits to 999477 proteins in 36048 species: Archae - 21842; Bacteria - 604317; Metazoa - 201442; Fungi - 24075; Plants - 55248; Viruses - 69771; Other Eukaryotes - 23103 (source: NCBI BLink).), giving the protein MRRYSPPYYSPPRRGYGGRGRSPPPPPPRRGYGGGGGGGGRRGSSHGSLLVRNIPLDCRPEELREPFERFGPVRDVYIPRDYYSGQPRGFAFVEFVDAYDAGEAQRSMNRRSFAGREITVVVASESRKRPEEMRVKTRTRSREPSGSRDRSHGRSRSRSISRSRSPRRPSDSRSRYRSRSYSPAPRRRGGPPRGEEDENYSRRSYSPGYEGAAAAAPDRDRNGDNEIREKPGYEAEDRRRGGRAVSRSPSGSRSRSVEVSPR; this is encoded by the exons ATGAGGAGATACAGTCCGCCTTATTACAGTCCTCCGAGGAGAGGATACGGTGGTCGAGGTAGAagtcctcctcctcctcctcctcgacgtggatatggtggtggtggtggtggtggtggacgTAGAGGATCTAGCCATGGAAGTCTCTTGGTTCGTAACATTCCTCTTGATTGCAG acCAGAAGAGCTTCGTGAGCCCTTTGAGAGGTTTGGACCTGTGAGAGATGTCTATATCCCCAGAGACTATTACTCAGG GCAACCGCGGGGGTTTGCGTTTGTGGAGTTTGTTGATGCATATGATGCTGGGGAGGCTCAAAGAAGCATGAACAGGAGAAGCTTTGCTGGAAGAGAGATAACGGTGGTTGTTGCTTCAGAGTCTAGGAAAAGGCCTGAAGAGATGCGTGTGAAGACTAGGACTCGTAGTAG GGAACCTTCAGGCTCCAGGGATCGTTCTCATG GACGGTCTCGTTCACGTTCAATCTCTCGATCACGTTCTCCACGTCGTCCGTCAGATTCTAGAAGCAGATACCGATCAAG GTCTTACTCTCCTGCACCAAGACGAAGAGGAGGTCCTCCTCGtggggaagaagatgaaaattacAGTCGTAGGTCCTACTCCCCTGGCTATGAAggtgctgctgctgctgctccAGATCGGGACAGAAATGGAGACAATGAGATTAGAGA AAAACCGGGCTATGAAGCAGAGGATAGACGTCGTGGTGGAAGAGCAGTTTCAAGGTCGCCATCAGGATCCAGGTCCAGGTCTGTGGAGGTATCTCCAAGATGA
- a CDS encoding Calcium-dependent lipid-binding (CaLB domain) family protein (Calcium-dependent lipid-binding (CaLB domain) family protein; CONTAINS InterPro DOMAIN/s: C2 membrane targeting protein (InterPro:IPR018029), C2 calcium/lipid-binding domain, CaLB (InterPro:IPR008973), C2 calcium-dependent membrane targeting (InterPro:IPR000008); BEST Arabidopsis thaliana protein match is: Calcium-dependent lipid-binding (CaLB domain) family protein (TAIR:AT1G63220.1); Has 2395 Blast hits to 2293 proteins in 201 species: Archae - 0; Bacteria - 0; Metazoa - 1201; Fungi - 119; Plants - 879; Viruses - 0; Other Eukaryotes - 196 (source: NCBI BLink).) — protein MAVGILEVSLISGKGLKRSDFLGKIDPYVEIQYKGQTRKSSVAKEDGGRNPTWNDKLKWRAEFPGSGADYKLIVKVMDHDTFSSDDFIGEATVHVKELLEMGVEKGTAELRPTKYNIVDSDLSFVGELLIGVSYSLLQDRGMDGEQFGGWKHSQVD, from the exons ATGGCTGTTGGAATCCTTGAGGTTAGTCTGATCAGTGGCAAAGGTCTCAAGCGCTCTGATTTTCTTG GTAAGATAGATCCATATGTTGAGATCCAATACAAAGGGCAAACCCGCAAAAGCAGCGTTGCTAAAG aagatggaggtAGAAATCCGACATGGAATGATAAATTGAAATGGAGAGCAGAGTTTCCTGGCTCCGGCGCCGACTACAAACTCATCGTCAAAGTCATGGATCATGATACTTTCTCCTCTGACGATTTCATTGGCGAAGCCAC GGTACATGTGAAAGAGCTATTGGAAATGGGAGTGGAGAAGGGAACGGCGGAGCTAAGGCCAACCAAGTACAACATTGTTGACTCCGATCTCTCCTTTGTCGGCGAGCTTCTCATTGGAGtttcttactctcttttg CAAGACAGGGGAATGGATGGAGAACAGTTTGGAGGATGGAAGCATAGCCAAGTTGATTAG
- a CDS encoding Calcium-dependent lipid-binding (CaLB domain) family protein (Calcium-dependent lipid-binding (CaLB domain) family protein; FUNCTIONS IN: molecular_function unknown; INVOLVED IN: biological_process unknown; LOCATED IN: cellular_component unknown; EXPRESSED IN: 22 plant structures; EXPRESSED DURING: 13 growth stages; CONTAINS InterPro DOMAIN/s: C2 membrane targeting protein (InterPro:IPR018029), C2 calcium/lipid-binding domain, CaLB (InterPro:IPR008973), C2 calcium-dependent membrane targeting (InterPro:IPR000008); BEST Arabidopsis thaliana protein match is: Calcium-dependent lipid-binding (CaLB domain) family protein (TAIR:AT1G63220.1); Has 2758 Blast hits to 2659 proteins in 227 species: Archae - 0; Bacteria - 0; Metazoa - 1386; Fungi - 195; Plants - 959; Viruses - 0; Other Eukaryotes - 218 (source: NCBI BLink).), translated as MAVGILEVSLISGKGLKRSDFLGKIDPYVEIQYKGQTRKSSVAKDGGRNPTWNDKLKWRAEFPGSGADYKLIVKVMDHDTFSSDDFIGEATVHVKELLEMGVEKGTAELRPTKYNIVDSDLSFVGELLIGVSYSLLQDRGMDGEQFGGWKHSQVD; from the exons ATGGCTGTTGGAATCCTTGAGGTTAGTCTGATCAGTGGCAAAGGTCTCAAGCGCTCTGATTTTCTTG GTAAGATAGATCCATATGTTGAGATCCAATACAAAGGGCAAACCCGCAAAAGCAGCGTTGCTAAAG atggaggtAGAAATCCGACATGGAATGATAAATTGAAATGGAGAGCAGAGTTTCCTGGCTCCGGCGCCGACTACAAACTCATCGTCAAAGTCATGGATCATGATACTTTCTCCTCTGACGATTTCATTGGCGAAGCCAC GGTACATGTGAAAGAGCTATTGGAAATGGGAGTGGAGAAGGGAACGGCGGAGCTAAGGCCAACCAAGTACAACATTGTTGACTCCGATCTCTCCTTTGTCGGCGAGCTTCTCATTGGAGtttcttactctcttttg CAAGACAGGGGAATGGATGGAGAACAGTTTGGAGGATGGAAGCATAGCCAAGTTGATTAG
- the PAT2 gene encoding protein affected trafficking 2 (protein affected trafficking 2 (PAT2); FUNCTIONS IN: protein transporter activity, binding; INVOLVED IN: intracellular protein transport, vesicle-mediated transport, endocytosis, protein transport; LOCATED IN: membrane coat, Golgi apparatus; EXPRESSED IN: 23 plant structures; EXPRESSED DURING: 13 growth stages; CONTAINS InterPro DOMAIN/s: Adaptor protein complex AP-3, beta subunit (InterPro:IPR017108), Armadillo-like helical (InterPro:IPR011989), Armadillo-type fold (InterPro:IPR016024), Clathrin/coatomer adaptor, adaptin-like, N-terminal (InterPro:IPR002553); BEST Arabidopsis thaliana protein match is: Adaptin family protein (TAIR:AT4G23460.1); Has 2490 Blast hits to 1771 proteins in 223 species: Archae - 0; Bacteria - 20; Metazoa - 1008; Fungi - 721; Plants - 224; Viruses - 0; Other Eukaryotes - 517 (source: NCBI BLink).), whose translation MFNKFGSTSETLSKASAGLLRIGTDAHLYDDPEDVNIAPLLDSKFESEKCEALKRLLALIAQGFDVSNFFPQVVKNVASQSSEVKKLVYLYLLQYAEKRPNEALLSINYFQKDLGDPNPLVRAWALRTMAGIRLHVIAPLALAAVSKCARDPAVYVRRCAANALPKLHDLRLEEHASAIEELVGILLNDHSPGVVGAAAAAFTSICPNNFKLIGKNYKKLCQILPDVEEWGQILLIGTLLRYVVARHGLVRESLMLSIHGTNSNGFCEKDGLGRDLTLDKEDGGKSDSFDVNLVSLVSKCYIQGPDEYLSRSSCTDTVSSAFDTKETTSIAHNEDVKILLQCTSPLLWSNNSAVVLAAAGVQWIMAPLEDVKKIVKPLLFLLRSSSASKYVVLCNILVFAKAVPSLFAPHFENFFICSSDAYQVKAYKLEMLSLIATTSSIASILREFEDYIKDPDRRFAADTVAAIGLCAKRLMTIPTTCLDGLLALVRQESFAGDFESADGEAGVLVQAVMSIQTMIERDPLRHEKVLIQLFRSLDSIKVAAARATIIWMVGVYCSLGHIIPRMLTTITKYLAWSFKSEASETKLQILNTIAKVLISAEAGDFHMLKRIVVYVFELGEYDLSYDIRDRTRFLKKLLSCKLASHEPAEDSVASQENIAAHVVEHVFGRKLKSVSPITLHNRFYLPGSLSQIVLHAAPGYEPLPKPCSFVYEEQDQLSDLDKQREAAADLDGSEESSETGDENGSSDYDSESSNGSDFSSEGDERTVSNDANDPAAPLIQISETSVSADQEELRSRRALDLWLDDQPSTSNQTPSALNSNQSSYAKISIGDVGSRVKPKSYSLVDPGNGSGLKVDYAFLSEVSNVSPLHVCVEVLFENSSAEPILEVNLEDEESMKVADSSEQTLVGKANASYNNIPTLIPMEEISCLEPHQSTKRLIQVRFHHHLLPMRLTLHYNEKKVPVKLRPDLGYLVKPFSMSIEEFLATESRLPGMFEYSRRCTFDDHVKDSRTENGKDKFLSICESITLKVLSNSNLHLVSVDLPVANSLEDATGLRLRFSSKILSSEIPLLITITVEGKCTEVLNLTVKINCEETVFGLNLLNRIANFMVEPSSSAT comes from the exons ATGTTCAATAAGTTTGGTTCGACGTCGGAGACTCTTAGCAAAGCTTCAGCTGGGTTGCTTCGGATCGGCACTGACGCTCATCTTTATGATGATCCGGAAGACGTCAACATTGCTCCACTTCTCGATAGCAAGTTCGAATCTGAGAAATGTGAAGCTCTTAAGCGTCTCCTTGCTCTTATCGCTCAAGGCTTTGATGTCTCCAATTTCTTTCCTCAG GTGGTGAAGAATGTGGCGTCACAGTCATCGGAAGTGAAGAAGCTTGTTTACTTGTATTTGCTACAATATGCAGAAAA GCGTCCAAATGAAGCATTGCTATCGATCAACTATTTTCAAAAGGACTTGGGGGATCCAAATCCATTGGTTAGGGCTTGGGCTCTTCGTACAATGGCTGGGATTCGCTTACATGTTATTGCACCTCTTGCACTTGCAGCTGTGAGTAAATGTGCTAGAGATCCAGCTGTTTATGTTCGGAGATGTGCTGCAAACGCTCTTCCGAAGTTGCATGATTTGCGGCTGGAAGAACATGCTTCTGCGATTGAAGAG CTAGTTGGGATACTGTTGAATGACCATTCTCCAGGAGTAGTTGGAGCTGCGGCAGCGGCATTCACCTCTATCTGTCCAAATAACTTCAAACTGATTGGGAAGAACTATAAGAAGTTGTGCCAGATTCTCCCTGACGTTGAAGAGTGGGGTCAGATATTACTCATAGGAACTCTTTTGCGCTATGTGGTTGCTAGGCATGGACTTGTACGGGAATCTTTGATGTTGTCCATACATGGTACGAATAGTAATGGCTTCTGTGAGAAGGATGGCCTAGGCAGAGATCTTACATTGGATAAAGAAGATGGTGGTAAAAGTGATTCATTTGATGTTAATCTGGTCAGTCTTGTATCTAAATGTTACATTCAAGGTCCAGATGAGTATCTATCAAGATCCAGTTGCACCGATACAGTGTCATCTGCTTTCGATACCAAAGAGACCACATCTATTGCACATAATGAAGATGTTAAGATCCTGCTTCAGTGTACATCTCCATTGTTATGGAGTAATAACAGTGCGGTTGTACTAGCAGCAGCTGGCGTTCAATGGATAATGGCGCCTCTGGAAGATGTTAAGAAAATTGTTAAACCGCTCTTGTTTTTGCTTAGGTCATCTAGCGCCTCCAAATATGTG GTCCTCTGCAATATCCTAGTTTTTGCCAAAGCAGTCCCTTCTCTCTTTGCTCCACACTTcgaaaatttctttatttgttcCTCAGATGCATATCAAGTGAAAGCATACAAGCTGGAAATGCTTTCTCTCATTGCTACCACTTCATCTATCGCTTCAATTTTGAGAGAGTTTGAG GATTATATTAAAGATCCAGACAGGAGATTTGCGGCTGATACAGTTGCAGCAATTGGTTTGTGCGCAAAAAGACTGATGACAATTCCAACTACATGTCTTGATGGATTGTTAGCACTAGTTCGACAGG AATCTTTTGCTGGCGATTTTGAGTCCGCGGATGGAGAAGCTGGAGTATTGGTGCAAGCCGTGATGTCAATTCAGACTATGATAGAGCGAGACCCCCTTCGTCATGAGAAA GTGTTAATTCAGCTGTTTCGTAGTCTGGATTCAATCAAGGTAGCTGCTGCTCGTGCAACTATTATTTGGATGGTGGGGGTCTACTGCTCTTTGGGTCATATCATTCCTAGGATGCTGACCACAATAACCAAGTACCTTGCATGGAGCTTTAAATCAGAGGCATCAGAGACAAAACTACAGATTCTTAATACTATTGCTAAG GTTCTAATAAGTGCAGAGGCTGGTGACTTTCATATGTTGAAAAGGATTGTGGTCTATGTGTTTGAATTGGGCGAATATGACTTAAGCTATGATATTCGTGATCGAACTCGTTTCCTGAAGAAACTGCTGTCATGCAAATTAGCTAGTCATGAGCCGGCAGAAGACAGTGTTGCATCACAAGAAAATATTGCTGCGCATGTTGTGGAACATGTCTTTGGAAGAAAACTGAAATCTGTTTCACCTATAACCCTGCACAATCGTTTTTATCTTCCTGGATCTCTGTCACAGATAGTTCTTCATGCAGCCCCTGGATATGAACCTCTTCCAAAGCCCTGCAGTTTTGTGTATGAAGAACAGGACCAGCTGTCAGATTTAGATAAACAAAGAGAGGCCGCAGCTGATTTAGATGGTTCTGAGGAATCCTCTGAAACAGGGGATGAGAATGGCTCCTCTGATTATGACTCTGAATCTTCTAATGGTTCGGATTTTAGCAGTGAAGGTGATGAAAGAACAGTGTCTAATGACGCCAATGACCCAGCTGCTCCTTTAATTCAAATTTCAGAGACTTCTGTTTCCGCTGACCAGGAAGAACTAAGGTCCAGAAGGGCCCTGGATTTGTGGTTAGATGATCAGCCTAGTACATCAAACCAAACTCCATCTGCATTAAATAGTAATCAGAGCTCTTATGCGAAGATATCCATTGGTGATGTAGGAAGCCGAGTTAAGCCTAAAAGCTATAGTCTCGTAGACCCTGGAAATGGCAGTGGCTTGAAGGTAGACTATGCCTTTTTATCTGAAGTCTCTAATGTATCTCCATTACATGTTTGCGTAGAAGTTCTGTTTGAGAACAGTTCTGCTGAACCTATCCTGGAGGTGAAtttggaagatgaagaatcaaTGAAGGTAGCAGACTCTTCTGAACAGACATTGGTTGGTAAAGCAAA TGCATCTTACAACAATATACCAACCCTAATTCCAATGGAGGAAATTAGCTGCCTTGAACCACATCAGAGCACAAAGAGGCTTATCCAGGTTCGGTTTCATCACCACCTGCTTCCCATGAGGTTAACCTTACAttacaatgaaaagaaagtTCCTGTCAAGTTACGACCTGATCTTGGATACCTTGTGAAACCATTTTCAATGAGCATCGAGGAATTCTTAGCTACAGAATCTCGATTACCTGGAATGTTTGAGTATAGTCGAAG GTGTACTTTTGACGATCATGTTAAAGATTCAAGAACGGAGAATGGGAAAGACAAATTTCTTAGCATCTGCGAGAGTATAACACTAAAGGTGCTTAGCAACTCAAATCTACACCTTGTATCTGTGGATTTACCAGTTGCAAACTCACTCGAAGATGCAACTGGTCTGCGATTAAGATTCAGCAGCAAAATCTTGAGCAGTGAGATCCCTCTTTTGATTACCATCACAGTCGAAGGCAAATGCACCGAAGTTCTGAATTTAACAGTCAAGATCAATTGCGAAGAAAcggtttttggtttaaacCTGTTGAACAGGATAGCTAATTTCATGGTTGAGCCGTCTTCTTCAGCCACTTGA
- the PAT2 gene encoding protein affected trafficking 2 (protein affected trafficking 2 (PAT2); FUNCTIONS IN: binding; INVOLVED IN: intracellular protein transport, vesicle-mediated transport; LOCATED IN: membrane coat, endomembrane system; EXPRESSED IN: 23 plant structures; EXPRESSED DURING: 13 growth stages; CONTAINS InterPro DOMAIN/s: Armadillo-like helical (InterPro:IPR011989), Armadillo-type fold (InterPro:IPR016024), Clathrin/coatomer adaptor, adaptin-like, N-terminal (InterPro:IPR002553); BEST Arabidopsis thaliana protein match is: Adaptin family protein (TAIR:AT4G11380.1); Has 2700 Blast hits to 1765 proteins in 249 species: Archae - 0; Bacteria - 810; Metazoa - 816; Fungi - 546; Plants - 173; Viruses - 0; Other Eukaryotes - 355 (source: NCBI BLink).) — protein MAGIRLHVIAPLALAAVSKCARDPAVYVRRCAANALPKLHDLRLEEHASAIEELVGILLNDHSPGVVGAAAAAFTSICPNNFKLIGKNYKKLCQILPDVEEWGQILLIGTLLRYVVARHGLVRESLMLSIHGTNSNGFCEKDGLGRDLTLDKEDGGKSDSFDVNLVSLVSKCYIQGPDEYLSRSSCTDTVSSAFDTKETTSIAHNEDVKILLQCTSPLLWSNNSAVVLAAAGVQWIMAPLEDVKKIVKPLLFLLRSSSASKYVVLCNILVFAKAVPSLFAPHFENFFICSSDAYQVKAYKLEMLSLIATTSSIASILREFEDYIKDPDRRFAADTVAAIGLCAKRLMTIPTTCLDGLLALVRQESFAGDFESADGEAGVLVQAVMSIQTMIERDPLRHEKVLIQLFRSLDSIKVAAARATIIWMVGVYCSLGHIIPRMLTTITKYLAWSFKSEASETKLQILNTIAKVLISAEAGDFHMLKRIVVYVFELGEYDLSYDIRDRTRFLKKLLSCKLASHEPAEDSVASQENIAAHVVEHVFGRKLKSVSPITLHNRFYLPGSLSQIVLHAAPGYEPLPKPCSFVYEEQDQLSDLDKQREAAADLDGSEESSETGDENGSSDYDSESSNGSDFSSEGDERTVSNDANDPAAPLIQISETSVSADQEELRSRRALDLWLDDQPSTSNQTPSALNSNQSSYAKISIGDVGSRVKPKSYSLVDPGNGSGLKVDYAFLSEVSNVSPLHVCVEVLFENSSAEPILEVNLEDEESMKVADSSEQTLVGKANASYNNIPTLIPMEEISCLEPHQSTKRLIQVRFHHHLLPMRLTLHYNEKKVPVKLRPDLGYLVKPFSMSIEEFLATESRLPGMFEYSRRCTFDDHVKDSRTENGKDKFLSICESITLKVLSNSNLHLVSVDLPVANSLEDATGLRLRFSSKILSSEIPLLITITVEGKCTEVLNLTVKINCEETVFGLNLLNRIANFMVEPSSSAT, from the exons ATGGCTGGGATTCGCTTACATGTTATTGCACCTCTTGCACTTGCAGCTGTGAGTAAATGTGCTAGAGATCCAGCTGTTTATGTTCGGAGATGTGCTGCAAACGCTCTTCCGAAGTTGCATGATTTGCGGCTGGAAGAACATGCTTCTGCGATTGAAGAG CTAGTTGGGATACTGTTGAATGACCATTCTCCAGGAGTAGTTGGAGCTGCGGCAGCGGCATTCACCTCTATCTGTCCAAATAACTTCAAACTGATTGGGAAGAACTATAAGAAGTTGTGCCAGATTCTCCCTGACGTTGAAGAGTGGGGTCAGATATTACTCATAGGAACTCTTTTGCGCTATGTGGTTGCTAGGCATGGACTTGTACGGGAATCTTTGATGTTGTCCATACATGGTACGAATAGTAATGGCTTCTGTGAGAAGGATGGCCTAGGCAGAGATCTTACATTGGATAAAGAAGATGGTGGTAAAAGTGATTCATTTGATGTTAATCTGGTCAGTCTTGTATCTAAATGTTACATTCAAGGTCCAGATGAGTATCTATCAAGATCCAGTTGCACCGATACAGTGTCATCTGCTTTCGATACCAAAGAGACCACATCTATTGCACATAATGAAGATGTTAAGATCCTGCTTCAGTGTACATCTCCATTGTTATGGAGTAATAACAGTGCGGTTGTACTAGCAGCAGCTGGCGTTCAATGGATAATGGCGCCTCTGGAAGATGTTAAGAAAATTGTTAAACCGCTCTTGTTTTTGCTTAGGTCATCTAGCGCCTCCAAATATGTG GTCCTCTGCAATATCCTAGTTTTTGCCAAAGCAGTCCCTTCTCTCTTTGCTCCACACTTcgaaaatttctttatttgttcCTCAGATGCATATCAAGTGAAAGCATACAAGCTGGAAATGCTTTCTCTCATTGCTACCACTTCATCTATCGCTTCAATTTTGAGAGAGTTTGAG GATTATATTAAAGATCCAGACAGGAGATTTGCGGCTGATACAGTTGCAGCAATTGGTTTGTGCGCAAAAAGACTGATGACAATTCCAACTACATGTCTTGATGGATTGTTAGCACTAGTTCGACAGG AATCTTTTGCTGGCGATTTTGAGTCCGCGGATGGAGAAGCTGGAGTATTGGTGCAAGCCGTGATGTCAATTCAGACTATGATAGAGCGAGACCCCCTTCGTCATGAGAAA GTGTTAATTCAGCTGTTTCGTAGTCTGGATTCAATCAAGGTAGCTGCTGCTCGTGCAACTATTATTTGGATGGTGGGGGTCTACTGCTCTTTGGGTCATATCATTCCTAGGATGCTGACCACAATAACCAAGTACCTTGCATGGAGCTTTAAATCAGAGGCATCAGAGACAAAACTACAGATTCTTAATACTATTGCTAAG GTTCTAATAAGTGCAGAGGCTGGTGACTTTCATATGTTGAAAAGGATTGTGGTCTATGTGTTTGAATTGGGCGAATATGACTTAAGCTATGATATTCGTGATCGAACTCGTTTCCTGAAGAAACTGCTGTCATGCAAATTAGCTAGTCATGAGCCGGCAGAAGACAGTGTTGCATCACAAGAAAATATTGCTGCGCATGTTGTGGAACATGTCTTTGGAAGAAAACTGAAATCTGTTTCACCTATAACCCTGCACAATCGTTTTTATCTTCCTGGATCTCTGTCACAGATAGTTCTTCATGCAGCCCCTGGATATGAACCTCTTCCAAAGCCCTGCAGTTTTGTGTATGAAGAACAGGACCAGCTGTCAGATTTAGATAAACAAAGAGAGGCCGCAGCTGATTTAGATGGTTCTGAGGAATCCTCTGAAACAGGGGATGAGAATGGCTCCTCTGATTATGACTCTGAATCTTCTAATGGTTCGGATTTTAGCAGTGAAGGTGATGAAAGAACAGTGTCTAATGACGCCAATGACCCAGCTGCTCCTTTAATTCAAATTTCAGAGACTTCTGTTTCCGCTGACCAGGAAGAACTAAGGTCCAGAAGGGCCCTGGATTTGTGGTTAGATGATCAGCCTAGTACATCAAACCAAACTCCATCTGCATTAAATAGTAATCAGAGCTCTTATGCGAAGATATCCATTGGTGATGTAGGAAGCCGAGTTAAGCCTAAAAGCTATAGTCTCGTAGACCCTGGAAATGGCAGTGGCTTGAAGGTAGACTATGCCTTTTTATCTGAAGTCTCTAATGTATCTCCATTACATGTTTGCGTAGAAGTTCTGTTTGAGAACAGTTCTGCTGAACCTATCCTGGAGGTGAAtttggaagatgaagaatcaaTGAAGGTAGCAGACTCTTCTGAACAGACATTGGTTGGTAAAGCAAA TGCATCTTACAACAATATACCAACCCTAATTCCAATGGAGGAAATTAGCTGCCTTGAACCACATCAGAGCACAAAGAGGCTTATCCAGGTTCGGTTTCATCACCACCTGCTTCCCATGAGGTTAACCTTACAttacaatgaaaagaaagtTCCTGTCAAGTTACGACCTGATCTTGGATACCTTGTGAAACCATTTTCAATGAGCATCGAGGAATTCTTAGCTACAGAATCTCGATTACCTGGAATGTTTGAGTATAGTCGAAG GTGTACTTTTGACGATCATGTTAAAGATTCAAGAACGGAGAATGGGAAAGACAAATTTCTTAGCATCTGCGAGAGTATAACACTAAAGGTGCTTAGCAACTCAAATCTACACCTTGTATCTGTGGATTTACCAGTTGCAAACTCACTCGAAGATGCAACTGGTCTGCGATTAAGATTCAGCAGCAAAATCTTGAGCAGTGAGATCCCTCTTTTGATTACCATCACAGTCGAAGGCAAATGCACCGAAGTTCTGAATTTAACAGTCAAGATCAATTGCGAAGAAAcggtttttggtttaaacCTGTTGAACAGGATAGCTAATTTCATGGTTGAGCCGTCTTCTTCAGCCACTTGA